A window from Halomicrobium urmianum encodes these proteins:
- a CDS encoding 2-amino-3,7-dideoxy-D-threo-hept-6-ulosonate synthase, with protein sequence MTAGKSARLDRIGTGGRHVIVPMDHGITLGAVDGLVDIESTIDAVTAGGADAVLTQKGIAGRVHGNLNGAGYVVHLNGSTSIGPDESDKRPTGTVEDAIRAGADAVSFHINVGSEHEPDQISQLAEVTSEAERYGLPVLAMTYARGHDVRDDDPEAFAEDLGHAVRLGEELGADVVKTAYSGTAETFGRVVESTSLPVVIAGGSKGTDEETLSMVRGAVDAGAAGISMGRSIFQHEEPEKITRAVAAVVHEDAEAEAALREAGLAVEA encoded by the coding sequence ATGACTGCAGGGAAATCGGCGCGACTGGATCGGATCGGGACAGGGGGGCGGCACGTCATCGTCCCCATGGACCACGGCATCACACTGGGCGCGGTCGACGGCCTCGTCGACATCGAATCGACCATCGACGCGGTGACGGCCGGCGGCGCGGACGCGGTCCTCACGCAGAAGGGCATCGCGGGCCGCGTCCACGGCAACCTCAACGGCGCCGGGTACGTCGTCCACCTCAACGGCTCGACCTCCATCGGCCCGGACGAGAGCGACAAGCGGCCGACCGGAACCGTCGAGGACGCCATCCGCGCGGGCGCCGACGCCGTCTCCTTCCACATCAACGTCGGCAGCGAGCACGAGCCTGACCAGATCAGCCAGCTCGCGGAGGTCACCAGCGAGGCCGAGCGCTACGGCCTGCCCGTGCTGGCGATGACCTACGCGCGCGGCCACGACGTCCGCGACGACGACCCCGAGGCCTTCGCGGAGGACCTGGGTCACGCCGTCCGACTGGGCGAGGAGCTGGGCGCCGACGTCGTCAAGACCGCCTACAGCGGCACCGCGGAGACCTTCGGACGCGTCGTCGAGTCCACCTCGCTGCCCGTGGTCATCGCCGGCGGGTCGAAGGGCACCGACGAGGAGACGCTTTCCATGGTCCGCGGGGCCGTCGACGCCGGCGCCGCCGGCATCTCCATGGGCCGCTCCATCTTCCAGCACGAGGAACCGGAGAAGATCACGCGCGCCGTCGCCGCCGTCGTCCACGAGGACGCCGAGGCCGAGGCCGCGCTCCGCGAGGCCGGCCTGGCCGTCGAGGCCTGA
- the trpB gene encoding tryptophan synthase subunit beta produces MSSESTFGDYGGQYVPEALMPAIEELADAYERYVIDNEGDFVEEFRERMADFGGRPTPLQYAEQLSERYDADVYLKREDLVHGGAHKLNNALGQVLLAKYMGKERIVAETGAGQHGTATAMAAAHLDMPCEIYMGETDIARQRPNVFRMRLNGAEVNPVSTGRGTLKEAITETFRDWATTVETTHYVVGSVVGPHPFPAMVRDFQAVISEEAREQVREKTGDLPDAVLACAGGGSNTMGTFHHFRDDDDVDLYAVEAGGDSLAVDEEAGVAPNSASLSTGEEGVLHGARTKLLQDSDGQIMESHSVSAGLDYAGVGPELAHMVDEGRVEAVNVGDDAALEAFHRLSQEEGIIPALESAHALAYLHEHHDELGDTVVVNVSGRGDKDLETVIEETGQRDLEAAPDLSVFREVGGGL; encoded by the coding sequence ATGAGCAGCGAATCCACGTTCGGCGACTACGGGGGACAGTACGTGCCGGAGGCGCTGATGCCGGCCATCGAGGAGCTGGCGGACGCCTACGAGCGGTACGTGATCGACAACGAGGGCGACTTCGTCGAGGAGTTCCGCGAGCGGATGGCCGACTTCGGCGGGCGGCCGACGCCGCTGCAGTACGCGGAACAGCTCTCGGAGCGCTACGACGCGGACGTCTACCTCAAGCGCGAGGACCTCGTCCACGGCGGGGCCCACAAGCTGAACAACGCGCTGGGGCAGGTGCTGCTGGCGAAGTACATGGGCAAGGAGCGGATCGTCGCGGAGACCGGCGCGGGCCAGCACGGTACGGCGACGGCGATGGCCGCTGCGCACCTGGACATGCCCTGCGAGATCTACATGGGCGAGACCGACATCGCGCGCCAGCGCCCCAACGTCTTCCGGATGCGGCTCAACGGGGCCGAGGTGAACCCCGTCTCGACGGGTCGCGGCACGCTGAAAGAGGCCATCACCGAGACGTTCCGCGACTGGGCGACGACGGTCGAGACGACCCACTACGTCGTCGGGTCCGTGGTCGGCCCGCACCCCTTCCCGGCGATGGTCCGGGACTTCCAGGCCGTCATCAGCGAGGAAGCTCGCGAGCAGGTCCGGGAGAAGACCGGCGACCTACCCGACGCCGTCCTGGCCTGCGCCGGCGGCGGCTCGAACACGATGGGCACCTTCCATCACTTCCGCGACGACGATGACGTCGACCTCTACGCCGTCGAGGCCGGCGGCGACTCGCTGGCCGTCGACGAGGAGGCGGGCGTCGCGCCCAACTCCGCGTCGCTGTCGACCGGGGAGGAGGGGGTCCTCCACGGCGCGCGGACGAAGCTCCTGCAGGACTCGGACGGCCAGATAATGGAGTCACACAGCGTCTCGGCGGGGCTGGACTACGCCGGCGTCGGGCCGGAGCTGGCCCACATGGTCGACGAGGGCCGCGTCGAGGCGGTCAACGTGGGCGACGACGCCGCGCTGGAGGCGTTCCACCGCCTCTCGCAGGAGGAGGGGATCATCCCCGCGCTGGAGAGCGCCCACGCCCTCGCCTATCTCCACGAGCATCACGACGAACTCGGCGACACCGTCGTCGTCAACGTCTCCGGCCGCGGCGACAAGGACCTGGAGACGGTCATCGAGGAGACGGGCCAGCGCGACCTGGAGGCCGCGCCGGACCTCTCCGTCTTCCGCGAGGTCGGAGGTGGGCTCTGA
- a CDS encoding MGMT family protein, whose protein sequence is MNGVADAGIYARESDYLDRYVQVGAAGEKVISLSFPTTPDEDASEDHLLLDRIDEYLHSEEDDFRDVDVGLTVPTDRRAVLEATREVPYGQQASVEQVANMAAGLDADDEDDVATVREALADNPVPLVIPDHRVRDGPSGAPPEVEQKLRSLEGL, encoded by the coding sequence ATGAACGGAGTCGCCGACGCCGGCATCTACGCGCGCGAGTCGGACTACCTTGACCGGTATGTCCAGGTGGGAGCGGCCGGAGAGAAGGTCATCAGCCTGTCATTCCCGACGACGCCGGACGAGGACGCCAGCGAGGACCACCTGCTGCTCGATCGGATCGACGAATACCTCCACAGCGAGGAAGACGACTTCCGCGACGTCGACGTCGGCCTGACCGTCCCGACCGACCGGCGGGCCGTCCTAGAGGCGACCCGGGAGGTCCCCTACGGACAGCAGGCCAGCGTCGAGCAGGTGGCCAACATGGCGGCCGGACTGGACGCCGACGACGAGGACGACGTCGCGACCGTCCGCGAGGCGCTGGCCGACAACCCCGTCCCGCTGGTGATCCCGGATCACCGCGTCCGAGACGGCCCCAGCGGGGCACCGCCCGAGGTGGAGCAGAAGCTACGCAGCCTCGAAGGGCTCTAG
- a CDS encoding cupin domain-containing protein produces MGYHVVDPAALDPDPDRPSEMQYISEAADMDQMGLRVYSVDPGEEVPLSGLHYHETQEEVFYVIEGVLSVETPEAVYRVEPDQFFVAEPESPHRAHVAESADESARVIGVGAPPVSDGHGVEE; encoded by the coding sequence ATGGGCTACCACGTCGTCGACCCGGCCGCGCTGGACCCCGATCCGGACCGACCCTCCGAGATGCAGTATATAAGCGAAGCGGCGGACATGGACCAGATGGGCCTGCGCGTGTACTCGGTCGACCCCGGCGAGGAGGTTCCCCTCTCCGGCCTCCACTACCACGAGACCCAGGAGGAGGTCTTCTACGTCATCGAGGGCGTCCTGAGCGTGGAGACGCCCGAAGCGGTCTACCGCGTCGAACCCGACCAGTTCTTCGTCGCCGAACCCGAGAGCCCGCACCGCGCGCACGTGGCCGAGAGCGCCGACGAGTCGGCACGGGTGATCGGAGTGGGCGCGCCGCCGGTGAGCGACGGGCACGGCGTCGAGGAGTAA
- the trpC gene encoding indole-3-glycerol phosphate synthase — MDDSEEMAPAVRSILETARERGGGDGRVDVDARSLPEAFAAAEADGRVPLIAEVKPTSPTTDGEREGDPVDLARGMVEGGAAALSVLTEPEHFGGSTATLERVREAVDVPVLRKDFLLHEEQLDAVEADVVLLIARFLEEEGTGDLEELIAAARERGFQVLVETHTREEVERAVAAGAEILGVNNRDLARLAVDLATFEEVAPAAPDGVTLIAESGIGSTGDVSRMRAAGADALLVGSAIMAGDVTERTCELTETNT; from the coding sequence ATGGACGACAGTGAGGAGATGGCACCGGCCGTCCGCTCCATCCTGGAGACGGCGCGGGAACGCGGGGGCGGCGACGGGCGCGTGGACGTGGACGCGCGGTCGCTGCCCGAGGCGTTCGCCGCGGCGGAGGCGGACGGGCGCGTGCCGCTGATCGCCGAGGTGAAGCCGACGAGCCCGACGACCGACGGCGAGCGCGAGGGCGACCCGGTCGACCTCGCCCGCGGGATGGTCGAGGGGGGCGCGGCCGCGCTGTCCGTGCTCACCGAACCGGAGCACTTCGGGGGGTCGACGGCGACGCTAGAACGCGTCCGCGAGGCCGTCGACGTGCCCGTGCTGCGCAAGGACTTCCTGCTCCACGAGGAGCAACTCGACGCCGTCGAGGCGGACGTCGTCCTGCTGATCGCGCGGTTCCTCGAGGAGGAGGGGACGGGCGATCTGGAAGAATTGATCGCCGCGGCACGCGAGCGCGGGTTCCAGGTGCTCGTCGAGACTCACACCCGCGAGGAGGTCGAGCGGGCGGTCGCGGCGGGCGCGGAGATACTCGGCGTGAACAACCGCGACCTGGCGCGACTGGCGGTCGACCTCGCTACCTTCGAGGAGGTGGCGCCGGCCGCGCCCGATGGCGTCACGCTCATTGCGGAAAGCGGCATAGGATCGACGGGCGACGTCTCTCGGATGCGGGCGGCGGGCGCCGACGCCCTGCTGGTGGGGTCGGCCATCATGGCCGGGGACGTGACCGAGCGGACGTGCGAACTGACGGAGACGAACACATGA
- a CDS encoding P-loop NTPase: MHSSPVVTVAGAKGGVGKTTTSINLGVALADRGLDVVVLELDLAMANVVDFLSLPGADDAPTVHDVLAGEAAVTDALALAPGGVTVAPSSTDLDALDDVDVSRVPEVVEELADLFDAVLIDTAAGVNSATTTAIDLADYAVLVSTPRVASLRDADKTQTLADRSDGDVAGLVLTMTGTGTAPPSGDLADFLDVDLLASVPDDPSVPGSQDAGVPVVERKPDGPVASAYRQAAERIHRQLAAREPSDEDGTTDDGATGDPDQSDEVPADSGSVDTTQSAGPADDARDRTGGGARTDRNGGERPVPGTPPAPARNAPGDTPTETEASIDMTTDDTTDDAASDEPDAERETPSKEDLEAQGWTFPGASDDESGTEPAGEESPDSEPEPDSAGEVEVRQATDGGVAGGYVEQTILSPDVDGESAVPSLDPEATDDDDDDESLSGRISSLFGL, encoded by the coding sequence ATGCACTCGAGTCCGGTCGTAACGGTCGCTGGCGCCAAGGGCGGCGTGGGCAAGACTACCACCAGTATCAATCTTGGAGTCGCCCTGGCCGACCGCGGTCTCGACGTCGTCGTTCTGGAGCTGGATCTGGCGATGGCGAACGTCGTCGACTTCCTCTCCCTGCCCGGTGCGGACGACGCGCCGACCGTTCACGACGTGCTCGCGGGCGAGGCGGCCGTCACGGACGCGCTGGCGCTGGCTCCGGGCGGCGTCACCGTCGCTCCCAGCTCCACGGACCTCGACGCGCTGGACGACGTGGACGTCTCCCGCGTTCCGGAAGTCGTCGAGGAACTCGCGGACCTGTTCGACGCCGTCCTGATCGACACGGCCGCGGGGGTCAACAGCGCAACCACGACGGCCATCGACCTCGCGGACTACGCCGTGCTCGTCTCGACGCCGCGGGTCGCGTCGCTGCGTGACGCCGACAAGACCCAGACCCTCGCCGACCGGTCGGACGGGGACGTGGCCGGACTGGTGCTGACGATGACCGGCACCGGCACTGCGCCGCCCTCGGGCGACCTCGCCGACTTCCTCGACGTCGACCTGCTGGCGTCCGTCCCGGACGATCCCTCGGTCCCCGGCTCGCAGGACGCCGGGGTGCCCGTCGTCGAGCGCAAGCCCGACGGCCCCGTTGCGAGCGCCTACCGCCAGGCGGCCGAGCGGATCCACCGGCAGCTCGCGGCACGCGAACCGTCGGACGAGGACGGGACTACCGACGACGGGGCGACGGGCGATCCGGACCAGTCCGACGAGGTCCCTGCCGACTCCGGGTCCGTCGACACGACCCAGTCCGCAGGGCCCGCGGACGACGCACGGGACCGTACGGGCGGCGGTGCCCGGACCGACCGGAACGGCGGCGAGCGACCGGTTCCAGGGACGCCCCCCGCGCCTGCCCGGAACGCGCCCGGCGACACACCGACCGAGACCGAGGCATCCATCGACATGACCACGGACGACACCACAGACGACGCAGCGAGCGACGAACCGGACGCAGAGCGCGAGACGCCCTCCAAGGAGGACCTCGAGGCCCAGGGCTGGACGTTCCCGGGCGCGAGCGACGACGAGTCCGGGACGGAGCCGGCCGGCGAGGAATCGCCGGATTCTGAGCCCGAACCGGACTCGGCCGGCGAAGTAGAAGTGCGCCAGGCGACCGACGGCGGCGTGGCCGGGGGCTACGTCGAGCAGACGATACTGTCGCCCGACGTGGACGGCGAGTCCGCCGTCCCGTCGCTCGACCCGGAGGCGACCGACGACGACGATGACGACGAGTCGCTGTCCGGTCGGATCTCGTCGCTGTTCGGACTGTAG
- the trpA gene encoding tryptophan synthase subunit alpha, which translates to MGLERAFADGPAFVPYLAAGDPDYESSLRYVEALARGGADVIELGLPFSEPMAEGPTIQEAVVRSLEAGMTPDRFLQFVRDLDVDVPLVCMTYYNLIYQYGEGEAQRASDASGETASRGPRAFVEAAADAGIEGFVVPDLPAEEAGPMREACDEYGLDLIFIVAPTTRGERLDAMQQHTSGYVYVQARLGVTGARDDVSDQTEESLARLSDWSVPKAVGFGIKTGDHAERIVSAGADGIIVGSALVDIVAGGHENDDPAADVADRLEAKARELKEGAVRGAQDRPQPEGK; encoded by the coding sequence ATGGGACTCGAACGCGCTTTCGCCGACGGCCCCGCCTTCGTCCCGTACCTCGCCGCGGGCGACCCGGACTACGAGTCCTCGCTGCGGTACGTCGAGGCGCTGGCCCGCGGCGGCGCCGACGTGATCGAGCTCGGCCTGCCGTTCTCCGAACCGATGGCCGAGGGCCCGACCATCCAGGAGGCCGTCGTCCGCTCGCTGGAGGCGGGCATGACGCCCGACCGCTTCCTCCAGTTCGTCCGCGACCTCGACGTCGACGTGCCGCTGGTCTGTATGACGTACTACAACCTGATCTATCAGTACGGGGAGGGCGAGGCGCAACGCGCCTCGGATGCGAGCGGTGAAACCGCGAGCAGGGGCCCGCGCGCCTTCGTCGAGGCCGCCGCCGACGCCGGCATCGAGGGCTTCGTCGTCCCGGACCTCCCCGCCGAGGAGGCCGGGCCGATGCGCGAGGCCTGCGACGAGTACGGCCTCGACCTGATCTTCATTGTCGCCCCGACGACGCGGGGCGAGCGACTCGACGCCATGCAGCAGCACACGTCGGGCTACGTGTACGTCCAGGCGCGCCTGGGCGTGACTGGCGCGCGCGACGACGTCTCCGACCAGACCGAGGAGAGCCTCGCGCGCCTGTCGGACTGGTCGGTCCCGAAGGCGGTCGGCTTCGGCATCAAGACCGGCGACCACGCCGAGCGCATCGTCTCGGCGGGCGCCGACGGGATCATCGTCGGGTCCGCGCTCGTCGATATCGTCGCCGGGGGCCACGAGAACGACGACCCCGCCGCGGACGTCGCGGACCGCCTCGAAGCGAAGGCCCGCGAACTGAAGGAGGGGGCAGTCCGCGGGGCACAGGACCGACCGCAACCGGAAGGCAAATAA
- a CDS encoding DUF7537 family lipoprotein, protein MTARTLAMLCVVGLVLLAGCGGLSGGSAETPVSNETDGGTATPTGTPTESAGSVDEFAFPAGTSADGFGNVSDLTSAHGDTLEGQDVESRYRSESWERDASGNQSSLRSVFTADVRSDVEAERALLTTNVSYVGQGRVQTVSLTTSLTTANETYTRSVDRAGNASYSVDTPSTGFATRHASISATGIRPVLESASWNATEVTRRNGTKVVRYEPTAVTTDDQATNENAANLTGQVLVDEDGVVHGAELGFVVSGNESQGSQVVRYDYDLMRPDDVAVEDPDWLDEARSGGE, encoded by the coding sequence ATGACTGCGCGAACGCTGGCGATGCTGTGCGTCGTCGGACTCGTCCTCCTGGCGGGCTGTGGAGGGCTGTCCGGCGGCTCCGCCGAGACGCCCGTGTCGAACGAGACGGACGGAGGGACCGCGACGCCGACCGGAACGCCGACCGAGAGCGCCGGCTCCGTCGACGAGTTCGCATTCCCGGCGGGGACGAGCGCCGACGGGTTCGGGAACGTGAGCGACCTGACGTCGGCCCACGGCGACACGCTGGAGGGTCAGGACGTCGAGTCGCGCTACCGGAGCGAATCATGGGAGCGGGACGCGTCGGGCAACCAGAGCAGCCTGCGCTCCGTGTTCACCGCCGACGTCCGCAGCGACGTCGAGGCCGAGCGGGCGCTCCTGACGACGAACGTCTCCTACGTCGGTCAGGGCCGCGTCCAGACCGTCTCGCTGACCACGTCGCTGACGACCGCCAACGAGACGTACACGCGCTCGGTCGACCGGGCGGGCAACGCCTCCTACTCCGTCGACACGCCCTCGACCGGCTTCGCGACGCGTCACGCCAGCATCAGCGCCACGGGGATCCGACCGGTCCTCGAGAGCGCGAGCTGGAACGCGACGGAGGTGACTCGGCGTAACGGGACGAAGGTGGTTCGGTACGAACCGACCGCCGTCACCACCGACGATCAGGCGACCAACGAGAACGCGGCGAACCTGACCGGCCAGGTGCTCGTCGACGAGGACGGCGTCGTCCACGGGGCCGAACTCGGCTTCGTCGTCAGCGGAAACGAGAGCCAGGGGTCGCAGGTCGTCCGGTACGACTACGACCTGATGCGACCTGACGACGTCGCGGTCGAGGACCCGGACTGGCTCGACGAGGCCCGCTCCGGCGGCGAGTAG
- a CDS encoding CPBP family intramembrane glutamic endopeptidase, producing the protein MARWAAFVGLTGVAVSILLALARLTQDTVSDGAVDPERMGALAGPATRNPRPGDPVIPRFDDPEPIELELSTGALLANVALTQGLFGTVLAAGAFYFGIPAWAFGIAADPLSTGTPAVAVGVAAGVALWIGNELAGLTARRVGVDYDESLREMLAPDDARGWGLLLVGVLPIIAVVEEFVFRAAAIGVVEAGLGISPWPMAIVSSIAFGAAHGAQGRVGMVVTGSLGMALAALFVVTDSLLAVAVAHYLVNALELTVHEGLGIGRPGG; encoded by the coding sequence ATGGCCCGCTGGGCCGCCTTCGTCGGCCTGACGGGCGTCGCCGTTTCTATCCTTCTCGCTCTCGCGCGCCTGACGCAGGACACCGTCAGCGACGGCGCCGTCGATCCGGAGCGGATGGGCGCCCTCGCCGGGCCCGCGACGCGGAACCCCCGTCCCGGCGACCCCGTCATCCCGCGCTTCGACGACCCCGAGCCGATCGAGCTGGAGCTGTCGACCGGGGCCCTGCTCGCCAACGTCGCGCTCACGCAGGGCCTGTTCGGCACCGTGCTCGCGGCCGGGGCGTTCTACTTCGGGATTCCGGCCTGGGCCTTCGGCATCGCCGCAGACCCGCTGTCGACGGGGACCCCCGCCGTAGCGGTGGGGGTCGCCGCCGGCGTCGCGCTGTGGATCGGCAACGAGCTGGCCGGGCTGACCGCCAGGCGCGTCGGCGTCGATTACGACGAGTCCCTGCGCGAGATGCTGGCGCCGGACGACGCCCGCGGGTGGGGTCTCCTGCTGGTCGGCGTCCTGCCGATCATCGCCGTCGTTGAGGAGTTCGTCTTCCGGGCCGCGGCCATCGGCGTCGTCGAGGCGGGCCTGGGCATCTCACCGTGGCCGATGGCGATCGTCTCCTCGATCGCCTTCGGGGCCGCACACGGCGCCCAGGGTCGCGTCGGCATGGTCGTTACGGGCAGCCTCGGGATGGCACTGGCCGCCCTGTTCGTCGTCACGGACAGCCTGCTGGCAGTCGCCGTCGCCCACTACCTCGTCAACGCGCTCGAACTGACCGTCCACGAGGGACTCGGAATCGGCCGCCCCGGTGGGTGA
- a CDS encoding 3-dehydroquinate synthase II — protein sequence MTRSVWLKADDEVGDWEARKRRITAGLEAGVDWVLVDQHDVARVRELGEVNVAAFAGGDVHVMDAEGDEIEPDATVVGKEGEGDGTVDLPSDFSGSADLSALRQDGDAPNGGYVRIFDEDYEAFAEQVAAEADHTIVIGDDWQIIPLENLIARVGDETDLITGVQSAEDARTAYETLELGADGVLLDTDDPDEIRRTVEVRDEAGREQLDLSWAEVTDIEQTGSADRVCIDTGNLMEHDEGMLVGSMSRGLFFVHAETAESPYVASRPFRVNAGAVHAYVRTPDGGTKYLSEVGSGDEVQIVDENGNTREAIVGRAKIEKRPMFRVQAETEEGDRIETLIQNAETIKMHTKEGRTAITDVDEGDELLVYTEDAARHFGEKVEESIIEK from the coding sequence ATGACACGCAGCGTGTGGCTGAAGGCCGACGACGAGGTCGGCGACTGGGAGGCCAGAAAGCGTCGCATCACGGCCGGACTCGAGGCGGGGGTCGACTGGGTGCTGGTCGATCAGCACGACGTCGCGCGGGTCCGCGAACTGGGCGAGGTCAACGTCGCCGCCTTCGCCGGCGGCGACGTCCACGTGATGGACGCCGAGGGCGACGAGATCGAACCCGACGCGACCGTCGTGGGCAAGGAGGGCGAGGGCGACGGCACGGTCGACCTCCCCTCGGACTTCTCGGGGTCGGCGGACCTCTCGGCGCTCCGGCAGGACGGCGACGCTCCGAACGGCGGCTACGTCCGCATCTTCGACGAGGACTACGAGGCCTTCGCCGAGCAGGTCGCCGCCGAGGCCGACCACACCATCGTCATCGGCGACGACTGGCAGATCATCCCGCTGGAGAACCTCATCGCCCGCGTCGGCGACGAGACCGACCTGATCACCGGCGTCCAGTCCGCCGAGGACGCCCGCACCGCCTACGAGACGCTAGAACTGGGGGCCGACGGCGTCCTGCTGGACACCGACGACCCCGACGAGATCCGCCGCACCGTCGAGGTCCGCGACGAGGCCGGCCGCGAGCAGCTCGACCTCTCGTGGGCCGAGGTGACGGACATCGAGCAGACCGGCTCCGCCGACCGCGTCTGCATCGACACGGGCAACCTGATGGAACACGACGAGGGCATGCTCGTCGGCTCGATGTCCCGCGGCCTCTTCTTCGTCCACGCGGAGACCGCCGAGTCGCCCTACGTCGCCTCCCGCCCGTTCCGGGTCAACGCCGGCGCCGTCCACGCCTACGTCCGCACGCCCGACGGCGGTACGAAGTACCTCTCCGAGGTCGGCAGCGGCGACGAGGTCCAGATCGTCGACGAGAACGGCAACACGCGCGAGGCCATCGTCGGCCGCGCCAAGATCGAGAAGCGCCCGATGTTCCGCGTCCAGGCCGAGACGGAGGAGGGCGACCGCATCGAGACGCTGATCCAGAACGCAGAGACGATCAAGATGCACACGAAAGAGGGCCGCACCGCCATCACGGACGTCGACGAAGGCGACGAACTGCTGGTCTACACCGAGGACGC